In Moorella sp. Hama-1, a single genomic region encodes these proteins:
- a CDS encoding DMSO/selenate family reductase complex B subunit, with protein MSQLGFYYDMTACIGCKTCQIACKDKNSLEVGALYRRVYTLEGGKFPHPWFYHISLGCNHCAQAPCVKNCPTGALHKREDGIVMQDHDKCIGCRYCVWSCPYGAPQYIESEGKVGKCNLCADLIDKGEKPACVAACMMRALDFGDIEELRQKYGGTADIQGLPDSRITHPALTIKAAAEAKK; from the coding sequence ATGTCCCAGCTGGGTTTTTATTACGACATGACAGCCTGCATCGGCTGCAAGACCTGCCAGATCGCTTGCAAGGATAAGAACAGCCTGGAGGTGGGGGCCCTTTACCGCCGGGTCTATACCCTGGAGGGCGGGAAATTCCCCCACCCATGGTTTTACCACATCTCCCTGGGATGTAACCACTGCGCCCAGGCGCCCTGCGTTAAAAACTGCCCCACCGGTGCCCTGCACAAGCGGGAAGACGGTATTGTCATGCAGGACCATGATAAGTGCATCGGTTGCCGCTACTGTGTCTGGTCCTGCCCCTACGGCGCACCCCAGTATATTGAATCCGAAGGTAAAGTGGGTAAATGCAACCTGTGCGCCGACTTAATCGATAAAGGAGAAAAACCGGCCTGCGTCGCTGCTTGTATGATGCGCGCCCTGGATTTCGGCGATATTGAGGAGCTGCGGCAAAAATACGGCGGCACGGCAGATATTCAGGGTCTGCCGGATTCCCGCATTACCCATCCCGCCCTCACCATTAAGGCGGCTGCCGAGGCAAAAAAATAA